From Pirellulales bacterium, one genomic window encodes:
- a CDS encoding ECF-type sigma factor, with product MSTSSVSQWIASLRDGNFEIVGRIWERYCNDLVAAAKGYLARFPNRTDDEHDIAQNVIMSIYRGAMAGRLNAIKNRDELWWLLLRLTNHKCLDMVRREMAQKRGGGRVRTESALPSVDDTSPRAILDQLISDAPSPEFLAMMQEQSRRLMDSLRNDQLRSVAVARIEGYTIGEIAAKHSLTERTIERKLQLIRNAWTKELSRARRESDNI from the coding sequence ATGTCAACTTCGTCCGTTAGTCAGTGGATCGCGTCCCTCAGGGATGGCAACTTCGAGATCGTCGGAAGAATATGGGAACGCTACTGCAACGACTTGGTTGCGGCGGCAAAGGGGTATCTCGCGCGCTTTCCCAATCGAACCGACGATGAGCATGACATCGCCCAGAACGTGATCATGAGTATCTATCGCGGCGCGATGGCGGGCCGGTTGAATGCCATCAAGAACCGCGACGAGCTCTGGTGGCTGCTGCTGCGACTGACGAATCACAAATGCCTCGACATGGTCCGACGCGAGATGGCGCAAAAACGGGGGGGCGGACGGGTGCGGACCGAGTCGGCGCTCCCATCTGTCGACGATACGTCCCCGCGTGCCATATTGGACCAACTGATCAGTGATGCACCATCTCCCGAATTTCTGGCGATGATGCAGGAGCAGAGCCGTCGGCTGATGGATAGCCTGAGAAACGATCAATTACGGAGCGTCGCGGTGGCAAGGATCGAAGGCTACACGATCGGCGAAATCGCTGCGAAGCATTCTTTGACTGAAAGAACCATCGAGCGAAAATTACAGCTAATTCGCAACGCTTGGACCAAGGAGCTCAGCCGTGCGAGACGAGAGTCGGATAATATCTGA